The stretch of DNA TTACATCTTTTACGGCTTGTTTTTTTTCTTCATCCGACAGTTCACGCTCTATGGTTTTTTGTTCTGCAATAGGTTGATACAAGTGTTCGATTTCATCATGAATGTTATTGTTGTTTAATTCAGGAACCGTAACCCCGTAATAATTTAAATCAAAATCATCAAGCCCAGCATTTTTATAATCAATTTCACTTATTAATTCACGCATCAACTCATCATTCAAAGGCGTTATGCTTTTGTATTGAAAAACGTTTTGCTCTTTTTCCGTTTTCTGATCTAATTCTATTTTTTCAACTTTGATGTCGTAATCGGTTTCAGGTGTTCCATCGTATTTGTAGTATAAATCGTGGACCATTACACGTTTATGACCATCTACAAGATTTCCAGTAATGCTATTCCAGATTATTCCACCTAAAAAACCAACTCTTTTGAAGTTACGCTTAATGTCGTTGATATGCTCTTTTGTATGATGCTTCGGGTTATATGGTGAAAAGTTGATTTGTGATCTCTTAATAACCACAGTAACCGATTGATTGAATTTTGCATCAGGATTATTAATTACTCTTTGTGTCATGGTCAAATAATAGTTTTTCGGATAATGGGAATTGCTTTAGTACTTTCTTTAAATCATCAGGGTAGTTATCGCGTAACCATAAATACACGTCTGTGTCGAAATACATTCCTACAGATTTGTTTTTCTTCTTACCGTAATTGATAGGAGTAGGCAATTGGTTTTTCTCAATGTAAGTTCTCACATCTCCATCTTTCCAATGGCTTAACGGGTAAACGTTGTTTGTGTGGCTGATCGCTTCTAACTCGTATTGTCTTAGCTTTATCCTACGATTCATGTTATCGGATTGCTTTTCACCAATAAACGCATAAGGTATTCCAGTACGGAGCTTCATTGATTCAATTACATCTCTTAACTTTAATTGACGTACCTTTTGAGGACTGCAATAAAAACCTGTTGAATATACTTTCGTTAGGATCCAATGTGGAACTTCTATAAACTGAACATTCTTGTATTTTGCTTTACTGAATCGAATATATTTGTTGATGTGTTCAAGATCTTTCACAAAATACATGAACACACATACAACCTCATCGAATTGCTTACTCATTAAATCAAGTAAAACAATACTATCCTTACCAGCTGAATAAAAAAGTATTGCACGGTTTGAGCGATCTCTAACCGTGCTAATTACTTTTTTTGCATGCTCTAAAGGCGTTAACATATTAACCCCCACTTAAACCAAATGCTCGGCGTATATCGTAATACCTTTGTCTACGAGATACAAATCTGTTACCTCTGCCAGCGGGTCCACCACTTGCCACCGATGAAGTTCTACTACCCCCTCGATAACCCGACGATGCATTCGTTGTGCGCAATTGTCTTTGTACTCCTAATCTATAAACAACTCAGCTAAATATTTAAAATGTTAAACAATAATTATTCATTTATGGTCTAGAAATGATTTCGCCTAAGCTATATTCAATAATAGCCGCATTATAATCTTTACCCTTTTCATCTTGTAAAATGATCAATTCACCTGTTTCTTCATCTACTAATAAAAATATATCTGCCCTTTCTACTTTCACCACCATTCTCGGGCGTGTACCTTTGTACGCACCTGTAAGAAATGTTATTGTGTCATATTCAACGGGCAGAATATTGCCCGTTTCTTCATCTTCGATTACATAACCCTCTTCATCTACCCGACAATACCTGTGCACGTTTTTAGGTCTAATTTCTCTTGTTTCTATTTTCTTTGTGCCTGCAAGTATCTCATCAAAATAAACTTGCTTAATGCTTAATGTTAAATTTTTTTTCTTACTCATAATGTTGATTTAATTTGTAGCGAGAACAGGACTCGAACCTGTGACCTTTGGCAAGTTAAACCAACGAGCTGACCAACTGCTCTATCTCGCATTTTAATAAAACAAATATAACTAAAAATAATCAATATATTTATATTTACAATACAAAAAAGCACATAATGCCTTTTTTTATTTCTCTGATTCTCAGCTTTTACAAAGAAAACAATAAGACGAGTACATATTACTCGTCTTATTGTTTTTTCTTTTTTACATTGACAAATATTTTTCTAATGATTTTTTTGATTTGAACGCAACACCACTATAATACTCAGGTAAATTATACCTATAATTAGCCTCGAACCACCCGTATTTGCCATGCATTTCAGTCACTAGAACCACCGCATATTTTGGCGCTTCTTGAAGCCTTCTAAAACAAGTACCATATTTTTTTATAAAATTTTCTCTTTCTCTTGTTTTTTGCCTCTCAATTTCTTGCGCTTCTAGTTTTGCACTGTTTTTGATTTCAAATTCAGCCTGCCATTGTTTCACTTCTTCAGCTGTTGGCATTTTTTGTAAAAAATAAGTTTTCTTCATGCCCCCGCCGTATTGCTTTGGCAGTTTACCAGCGTGATGCCATTCAGGTTCACCGAATACGCCTCGATAAATCTCTAATAGCTCTTTAGCTGTAATATTAACACCTCCATTTTTCTTTTTCTTTAACTCTTTAACTGCTTCGCCAAATGTCACTTTTGTCATTCTAGCTATTGCATGCCTGTTGCTTTCAAGCTTACCTGTAATATTAGTCGCTAACCCACCGCCGTTAAAGTTTTTATTGTTTTCTATTTCGTCAATAATTGTTTTCATAACATTTAATTTTATTTGATTAATTATTTATTTTTCTGTTACAAATGTAATACTATATTTTTACATTTGCAAAATATTTATTAATTTTTTTTATTTTTTTTCTAAGTCAGTAAACACCCTAAAGCTCGTTACTGTTTATAAAGTAATATTAAAAATTCTTTGTGTTGCAGAAATTGCATTTTGAGTTAATTGTCTTTGCCAAACTTTTTGACTTGGCGACCATCTAAACGCATTCTTTTTTAAAGATTGTATAATTTCTACCTTTGGTTTTTCATCATGTTGTATCTGTAGGCGGTCAATTTCGTAATTAAAAAAAACTTTAAAACCTTCAAAAGTTAATATTTTTAATTCTTTATTTTGTATATTATTGATCTCTTCTCTGTATTGCTCTGTTACTTCTAGAAGCGTAAAAATTCTGTGCTTTTTTGTAAAAATAGGCTTTACATAGTCAGCACCGTTGTTATGTTTTTTTATAAGGTTTAAGATGTCTTCGCTTCTTGCTTTGTTGCCTTCTTTTGCTATTGTTTTTAAGCAAAGATTTGTAATACCGTTTATAAACAAATTTCTGTTAAAGCCCGTTTGCTCTTTTTTATCAATAGCTTTAATTAATAGCATGTTTTCTAATATATTATCTTTTCTCTTTTGGTGTATTTCTTTAGCTTTTTTTTCTGGGTCAATTACTGTAGTTTGTTTCTTTTCGTAGCGACTATAAAAAGTTTTTCTAAACTTTATAAATTCTTCATTTCGTTTCATTTCTATCTCTAGTGCTTTAAGGTTTCTTTCTACTGGAAACCTAGCTGGTCCTGTTATCATTGATGAAGCTGTGCGGCTCTTTGCATCTAACCAAGCTAATAGCTTGTTAATAAAACGATCTTTATAAATTCGCTTTGTTTCGTCGTCTGTATATTGTTTTAAATCTTCTGTTAATAATTCGCTATATTCTCTAACGATTGATTCAGCACGCTTATCTGGGTCAAATGATATATTACGATATGCATTATATGCTCTATTGTAGTAATCTTGTAAAATGTAGTTATCTTCTATTGTTTTTGTTTGTGTTTTTTGATTGCTCATAACTTTTAATTTTATTTGATTAATTATATATTTTTCTACTACAAATGTAATACTATATTTTTACATTTGCAAAATATTTATTAATTTTTTTTATTATTTGCTGATTATTCCAGCTAAATGAATTTCAGCTACAGTTGGGTAGTAGTCTAACCCATATTCATCTTGTTTCATTTCGTATTTATTCGTTTCTTCGTCAAGTAACATGAAGACTTTTATTTTATCAACTTTTACAACCATTTGTTCTCTATCTTTAGCCATGAAGGTGACTGTGTCGTATTCTCTGGGTATTATATTACCATCATCGTATGTGTATATGTAATCACAATCTGCATCGCAATATGTTAGCATGTTTTCATATGTCACCTCTCTTGTTTCTATTTTCTTTGTGCCTGCAAGTATCTGATCATAATATTCTTGCTTAATTGGTAAAAGTAAATTTCTTGTTTGCATGATTTTATTTTTTTGTTTGATTAATTATTTATTTTCTGTTACAAATGTAATACTATATTTTTACATTTTCAAAATATTTATTAATTTTTTTTAAAATATATTTTTACATATATATATAAATGCATTATAATATTTTTACATTATATTTGCAACATGGAATTAATAGTGAAAGAAGTTTGCAAGCGATATAATATTGGATTATCTGAATTAGCTGACCGCCTCAATATCTCAAGGCAGTCATTGTATGTTAGCTTAAAAAATAACCCTACATCGGATCGTATTACAGAAATAGCAAATGCTATTGGTTGTGATGTTCATGAGCTGATTGGAACTACTCCTGAATATTACCACTTATATGATGATGTTTCTGGAGAATGGTTGGGAATTAGAAAGAAATAAATTATCCAAGCGATTGTATAATTGTTCGCTCACTTTCGGATAGATCCCATATTATTACATCGTCTTTTTCTGCGGCTGCTTTTTCTGCGGCTGCTTTTTCCGATAATAAAAAACCGCTTCCAAATATTGCTTTTTTATGTTTTTTCTGACTCTCTAACGCCCTGCAATGCTTAGCGTCTTTTTTATTTATTTTTATGGAAATTCCACGACTTATTATCCAAGATACATGGAATACCGTAATAACTTCATTAGGATAATCATACTTCGGTTTATTTACTTTTTTTCGTGCATTTAATTGATTAAATTTTTCCAACAATTGAGCGTCTCCAATTATTTTAACATCTCCAAACATATTTGATAAAAAGGAGGTTTTAACAGTTGCTCCATTTTCATAAGTAATAGTCGCATTGACAACTATATGTGTTACATCAACATCGCTACTAAAAAGTGTAAGGTGAGGAGCAAATAAAAAAAATGGTATATTCCTGTCGATATAAAACTTGCAGATTTTCGTTATGATAGAAAAAGGAGGATTATCAATTACTACAGCATTATCAGGATACTCTATATCTTCATAATCGCCACCAGGATAGAATGGACGTATTATTTCTTTTTCTTCTAAATTACAATGACTTTTAACGTAATCCAAGACTATTTGATATACTTCAGGAGGAGTATAACAGTCGTCTGTTGTTTTTTTAGGTTTAAATTTATCTACAAATCCTTCATAGTCGTTGAATAAATCAATTTTTCTTTTTGTTGATTCATAAAATCTAAATTCCTCTTTTCCAAACAAGTCAACAACTTTATATGTTTTTTTGTTCATTTTGTTTTTCATTTCGTTTTTAAAATATTTTATTGAGTTCGCAAAGCTTTGTGTTAGGCGAAATTTGCCTACATGTCAAAATCAGTTACTAAATCTTCGTTCACTTCTTCATATTCCCATTCAAAAGTTCCAAATATAGGCTCTGGTTCTCTTTTGTTTTCTTTTTCAAATGGATTACTACCACTTAAACTTCCATTATCTCTAAAATGGAATCGGATATATTCTTCTAACTGTTTTTGACTATGTCTTACGTTTGGTAATTCGACTTCAAATTCTATCTTGATTTTCATAATAATAAACTTCGCCTAACATAGGTTTTACGCAAGTGGGTGTTAGGCTTTTAAATCCACTTTTGTATATTAATTAAAGTTTGTGTTTGTTTGAATGTTTACGCAAGTAAATCCCACCTGCGTAAAGCCAAGAAACGTTATGCACAACCTACTCAAAGATCTTTCCCTGAATAGGCTGTAAATTCTCAATTCTGTTTTTACCATTCTCAAAATATTCCTCGTCTATTTCACAGGATATGCCTTTCATACCCATATTGTAAACTGCTTCCATTGTGCTGAACGAACCACCAAAGGGGTCTAATACTACTATATCTTCTTTATCTTTATTTTGTGGAATTACAAGTGCTAAAAGACGTTCTAATAATCTTACTGGTTTTTGGGTTGGGTGGATTGCTGAATAATGATCTCTAACTTGTTTAATGATGCTTTTTTCGTTTAATCCAAAACAAATAGATTGGGTGACATTTACACAGCGATCATAATCTTTTACTTTATCACTTTCTGTAATTAGATGCTTTTGGGTTTTGACAGTTAAATCAGTTCTAATAATTGATTTTTCATTCAAGCCGTCATTGACGCTTCTCATTACAGATACACAACGATTTTCTTTTGTAATATTTGAACTTATTGATATATTGTTTGCATCCCAATTATCAGAAGTATCTCTATTATTATTTTCCAAAAACTCTAATACAGCATCTAAAGATTTTGTGTTTTTGAAAGTTGTTTTTAACCGTTTAATATCTGTTATAATAGAATCCAAATCATGTGATTTCATTTCTAAGTAAGGCACTTTCACTTTATTAATAGTGCCTTTTCCTTTTGTGAAAATTGAAATAGTTTCGTGAACTCTTGACAATCGCATTAATGGACTTGTGCAATGTGATTTATTCCAGATGATTTCTTCTTTGAAAGTGAATCCTAAATCTGCTAAAATCGTGTTCCAACGATAAAAACTTTCACCCCGCCCGAAAAGGACAATGAATCCTTTTTTTGTAAGCAATCTTTTGCATTCTGAAAAGAATTTTTGTTCATCGAAAACCCTTTCCAATTTTTGATTTTTTAGATACAAATAAGGTGGATCTGTACAGATAACATCAATACTTTCACTTGGTAATTTTGCCATTAATTCTGCATTGTCGCAGTTGTATAATTTTATCATAATTTTTATTATTTGTTTTATTGGCTTACGCCATTTTTGCCATCGCTTTTGAAAAAATTACTGTAGATAACAAGTGGTTTTGCAAGATTGGGGTGTAAAGTGCCTCTATTCATATTTTCGTCTCCGAAAATCCCCAACCTCGCAAAGCCCTCGCCCGTTATGTGATATTTTCCTGAATGAGCTTAATAGCTGAAACTGTAACCGAGCTGTTTTTATTTTTCTCTAAAAGATAATTAAGCACTCTTTCAATTCCTGGAGTAGATCTTACAAGAGTAGTGAACTCTTGTAAGAGGCAAATGCTAACAGGTCTATTTCTAACATAATCTCTAAATAAATATATACCTTGTGAAAACTCAAATTGATTTTCTTTTGTGAATTTGTCGTGAAATTCTCTATAAATTCTGTTATTCATTATGCTATTTTTTTATAAAGTTTTAATTTGTTATTTGTAGTACAAATATAAAACTATAATTTGATTTTTGCAAATATTTTTAAAATCATTTTTTTATTTATTTTCTATTTTGTAAAACTTTAATTTTATATATTTGCATTATGAAATTAAGAGTAAAAGAAGTAGCGCGAAACAAGGGTATCGATTTACAAACATTATCAAAAAAACTTGGGATAACTTACCAAGCGTTGAACGCTCGTATTATTGGAAACCCTTCTTTAAAAGTTCTTCAGGAAATCGCTGATGCTTTGGATTGTCCTGTTTTTGAATTACTACCTCCAGGAAATCATTATCAACATTATTATGATGAAAAGGGAAATTACAACGGAATACTTAAAAAAAACATCATATAACATAGTATAGCGGGAAGACAAGACCAACGTAACCTTTCGGAATTTCAACAGCTCGATTTGTGCCGTAGCTGTTAAGTCGATACCTGCATCACCATCTTTAGCATATCTCAATGCTGGAGTTGAAATTGTTTTGTCTAAAATTTTAGTTTTGATTTTCATTTTTAATTTGTATTTAAAATTTCTAATTGCCCTTCGTTGAAAATATGGAGCATGCCGTTGTCTTCCATTTCTGCCACGATTCTAATTTCGTTTCTTGTGTTGGTGAAGATTGCACGTACTTCTCCAGGAAACTTGTAGCCTTTTGGTTTATAAACTTTATCACCAACCCTGAATTTCGATTCTTGTTTCTTCTCGCTCGGGGTCGTCATTACTTCATCCTCGATGATTTCTGTTATCGACTTATACATTAGCGAGTGAAATGGATTTTTGTCTTTTTCTTTATCATAAATGTTGATAGAGTAGAGGATGGTGGCATGATCTCGTGGTACCACTTCTGCCATCAACTCTAATGGAGCTTTGAGCATTTTTTGACATATATAAAAGAAAGATTGACGGGCTTTGGCAACGTCTTCTGTGCGAGCTCTCGATTGTATTTCTTGTTTATCCACCTGATACTCCCTACAGATTATATCAAGTACTTGGTTAATTTTTTGCTTCATTTTCAATATTTATTGTTATTTAAATTCTTCGCGGAACTCTTCAAAACATTCGCATTTTGACTTTAAGTAATTGCTTATTAAAATATTTTGACATAATACGACGGCTTCGCTTAATCCTTTTCCTGAAGAAATTTCTTTTTTAATCTTGGAGAACTCAAATTCATTTATTTTGCCAGTCATGAATTTGACTTCCTTTTGTTTCATTAGTTTGTTTTCTATGTATTTAAGAAACCTTTTTTTTGTTGGTAAATCCCATTGTCTAACCCTATTTTTGAATTTTGAATAATAAAAGTGTAATTTATCCGAAAAACCACTTTCTTTAATTTCTGCATACACTGTTTTTAAGTATTGCATATGCTCAATCTCCAACTGTTCATCTGATGGTTTTTTATCGGTATTCCCAAAAAGTTTAAGTTTTTTTATTGCTGTGTTTCGTTCAAAAGAGTCGTTTTTAAATTCTTGATAACTCTTTAGAATTTCCCCGCATTGAATTAAAGAAAGGTTTGGGTAAAGTTTTATATCAAACTCTCCTCGAATAGCCATTCTGTAAGCTTCTAACACTTCTGGTCTTGTCAAGTTATATCCCCTCAAAAAAGTACCCATTTCAGCTGTTGCGATTTGCATTTCTTTTTCATTTTCAAACTTTACCGACAACATCGTTATCAGTCGATTAACCGTTGCTTGTCGTTCTGAAATTACTTCTGATGTCTTCCCGTTTAGCTTAGGGAAAAGAATTTCATTTTTAACAATCGTCGGCAAACTCTGAATAAGTTGTACCGGAAATGACTGCACTTGTCCCTGAAATTTTACCGTTTGAAATTGGCTTTGTTTTGCTATTTGATTTTTCATTTTGTTTTTTTAAGAGTTCTACCCAATTTTCATTTTGCCATTCCTGAACGTAATTCTGCCATCTGTGGACACTTTCGCCCGTCATATGCTTGTATGATATGTAAGCATTCGTTTGTTTGCTTAAATCGCTTAATTTCCCCTCTCTGTGGATGCGTATCAGATCTCCTAGCATTCTCATTTTTTGCGCCTCGCTTGTTTGTGAGAAAAAAGCAGAAATTTTTTTAAAAAAATTTGAATTTGAAATTTTAAAAAACTCATCGTTTTCTTTCAAAAAGTTTTCTTCCTCCAGACCTCCTTCTTTCAAAATATTATCATTTTCATATTCATATTCAATTTCAGTGTTTGCTTCATTTTTTGCTTTAGCAAAATTCCTAGCTAAATTATTTTTTTTTAATCCTCCTTTTTTGCCTGCTTTTGCCCGTGTCTCGCTTAATTGATGGTCTTTTACCATGCGTTTTTGAATTAAAGAATCACCATTTAAAGTCAATACCTCCTCTTCAATCAATTCATCCAGAGCACGCTCAATTGTTAGCACTTCGTACGGCATCTGTCTAGCGATTTGAATAGCAAAATTTTTTGTTTGATTTTCACTTTGCTTGTATTTTTGCTTTAGCAAAATTTCACCATAAGTTTCTGATTTGTGCATAATGCACATTAATCGGATATACACACCTGTTGTTGATGCTGAACACTCTATAAGCTTTTCATCCGTTAAGAAGTCTTGAACATATAAAGACAAATATGGTTGGTCTCTTCTAGCCATTTTTTACATTTTTATATTCAAATTATATCTCCTATTATTTAACATTAGGAAGGTTTAAATTTCTCATTTCCTCTTTTGCTTTGCTTAAAACAGAACGACACCAGTCTAATTGATGTGTACAAGTTCTGTTTAATCGTTCTGCCCAATTCACGATGTAATTTTCATCCTTACATAAACTATCGATGTATTTATTTGCAATTGTAGGTGAGAGTTGTGATATACGTTTTATTTCTTCGATGAATGTAGAGTTTGTTTTTTCGTCTTTCATCAATTTGGCATCAGCCAATATTTTTGAAGTCCTAGCTAGATAGGCTACTAAATCATTTCCACGATTTACTACTTCATTAATATCATCGCTTGGGGTCGTTTCTACAAAGTCCTGAATTTCTAAAAGTTCATTTCTTAAGTTGTCTATAGCACTACGCATCATTCTATCCATTCTTTACTTTTTACTTCTTTAAAGAATTGATTCATGAAATCCCGCTCACGGTTAGAACAATCGTGCAACTGTTTATTATTAACCATCCAACGATTGTCTTTAAGTTCGATTTTAATACTTTGACAGGTTTTTATTTCCCTGTCAGGACTTTTAGCCGTAAATTCGCTGTAATTGTTCTTTTTTCGTGTCATAATGTTGATTTTTACAATTAATAGCTTACATTACTTCGCCTTTCTATTTATGTTAAAAATAGTTGATTGTCTTTCTTTTGGAGTAATCGGACGGCTATAAACCAACTCGCCAGCTTCGTTGTAATAACCAACCATTCCTTTTTCATGATTTACCAATTTGAAACAATGCTCTTCTATTGATTCAGATTTATTCTGAATTTTCTCTAACAAGTCGGCATATATTATATTTAAAGGCTTTGACCTGTCTATAAATCTTTCTAGTGCTTCTTTTTTTTCAAGAGAAATAGTATTGATTTCTATTGCAATCGATGAAAGTTTGTCTTTTAACTCCGTTATTTCATCATGCGAAAGTCTTCGGGTGTACGATATTAATTCAACCGAGTCGGCATTATCTTGTAAAAATTTTTTTCTTTCTCCTGGTGCATATTCTGTAAATAATTGTTTTTCCATATAATTTTTTTTAAAAAAGCAACCAGCATACACTGGTCGCTTAAGGGTTTTATTTAAATTGTTTAATTAGTTGCTGTTTCATTTCTATTGCTAGCTGTAGACGAATTTTTAAAAATTCAATATCTAATTCATTGCGTTCTATTTTCACAATATGTAGATGATGTTTAGGGTTGATAAACCTAGGATCGTACGATATGAAATACCAAAATTTCTTTTTGGCAAAAAACATAGAAGACTGAATTTGCCAATAATATTCAGGCTTGATTTTCTTTAAATCTTCACCGTTTTTTATAGATTTATAAATTACGTGAGTGCTTGAGTTTGGGCATTTGGTCTCAACACCATAACCAACCCCCAAACCGTCTGGTGTACACCCACAATGCCTACCG from Weeksella virosa DSM 16922 encodes:
- a CDS encoding DNA-methyltransferase gives rise to the protein MIKLYNCDNAELMAKLPSESIDVICTDPPYLYLKNQKLERVFDEQKFFSECKRLLTKKGFIVLFGRGESFYRWNTILADLGFTFKEEIIWNKSHCTSPLMRLSRVHETISIFTKGKGTINKVKVPYLEMKSHDLDSIITDIKRLKTTFKNTKSLDAVLEFLENNNRDTSDNWDANNISISSNITKENRCVSVMRSVNDGLNEKSIIRTDLTVKTQKHLITESDKVKDYDRCVNVTQSICFGLNEKSIIKQVRDHYSAIHPTQKPVRLLERLLALVIPQNKDKEDIVVLDPFGGSFSTMEAVYNMGMKGISCEIDEEYFENGKNRIENLQPIQGKIFE
- a CDS encoding phosphoadenosine phosphosulfate reductase domain-containing protein, producing the protein MLTPLEHAKKVISTVRDRSNRAILFYSAGKDSIVLLDLMSKQFDEVVCVFMYFVKDLEHINKYIRFSKAKYKNVQFIEVPHWILTKVYSTGFYCSPQKVRQLKLRDVIESMKLRTGIPYAFIGEKQSDNMNRRIKLRQYELEAISHTNNVYPLSHWKDGDVRTYIEKNQLPTPINYGKKKNKSVGMYFDTDVYLWLRDNYPDDLKKVLKQFPLSEKLLFDHDTKSN
- a CDS encoding helix-turn-helix domain-containing protein; amino-acid sequence: MKQKINQVLDIICREYQVDKQEIQSRARTEDVAKARQSFFYICQKMLKAPLELMAEVVPRDHATILYSINIYDKEKDKNPFHSLMYKSITEIIEDEVMTTPSEKKQESKFRVGDKVYKPKGYKFPGEVRAIFTNTRNEIRIVAEMEDNGMLHIFNEGQLEILNTN
- a CDS encoding ASCH domain-containing protein, with protein sequence MSKKKNLTLSIKQVYFDEILAGTKKIETREIRPKNVHRYCRVDEEGYVIEDEETGNILPVEYDTITFLTGAYKGTRPRMVVKVERADIFLLVDEETGELIILQDEKGKDYNAAIIEYSLGEIISRP
- a CDS encoding helix-turn-helix domain-containing protein; translated protein: MELIVKEVCKRYNIGLSELADRLNISRQSLYVSLKNNPTSDRITEIANAIGCDVHELIGTTPEYYHLYDDVSGEWLGIRKK
- a CDS encoding helix-turn-helix domain-containing protein, yielding MKLRVKEVARNKGIDLQTLSKKLGITYQALNARIIGNPSLKVLQEIADALDCPVFELLPPGNHYQHYYDEKGNYNGILKKNII
- a CDS encoding DNA methylase, coding for MTQRVINNPDAKFNQSVTVVIKRSQINFSPYNPKHHTKEHINDIKRNFKRVGFLGGIIWNSITGNLVDGHKRVMVHDLYYKYDGTPETDYDIKVEKIELDQKTEKEQNVFQYKSITPLNDELMRELISEIDYKNAGLDDFDLNYYGVTVPELNNNNIHDEIEHLYQPIAEQKTIERELSDEEKKQAVKDVKKEIQEKAIEKTKDMISYITLSFDNHKSKEAFCRRFDIPEYSTIIKGEEFSNKVERIYD
- a CDS encoding chromosome partitioning protein ParB, with product MNKKTYKVVDLFGKEEFRFYESTKRKIDLFNDYEGFVDKFKPKKTTDDCYTPPEVYQIVLDYVKSHCNLEEKEIIRPFYPGGDYEDIEYPDNAVVIDNPPFSIITKICKFYIDRNIPFFLFAPHLTLFSSDVDVTHIVVNATITYENGATVKTSFLSNMFGDVKIIGDAQLLEKFNQLNARKKVNKPKYDYPNEVITVFHVSWIISRGISIKINKKDAKHCRALESQKKHKKAIFGSGFLLSEKAAAEKAAAEKDDVIIWDLSESERTIIQSLG